The following DNA comes from Vibrio gigantis.
GATTGAGTTAACAGTCAAATATCACAACTTTGGTGTATTTTTTCGATATAATAAACTAATTACTGTAGTGTCCGTTTTGCACCACACACTATAACGAAGCACTATAAATGCTCGAAATCACAAGAGGCTTTTATGAAGCAGAGTAAAACTCGCCTACCGAACCTATTGCAGGTATTCATCGCGTTAGGACTATTTCTATCCCTTGCTTTTTCCTTTACTGCAAAGCTTGACCTTCCAATTCAACTTGCCTTGTATATTGGCTGGTTCATTATCATGGTTCTTGGTATTCGTCTTGGACACCAATACAAAGACTTAGAAAAAGCAGCACTCAAAGGGATATCCAATGGCTTAGGCGCGGTTTTAATACTTTTAGCCGTTGGCGCTCTTGTTGGTACTTGGATCTCAGGCGGGATCGTACCTACTATCATTTACTATGGTCTGAAAGCTATCCACCCTTCTATCTTCCTTTTAGCGACCATGATCATCTGTTCTCTAACCGCATTGGCTACTGGTACTTCTTGGGGCGCTGCGGGTACAGCAGGTATCGCGATGATGGGTATCGGCCAAGGCCTAGGTGTTCCAGCTCCGATTACTGCAGGTGCGGTGCTATCAGGTTGTTACTTCGGTGACAAGATGTCTCCGCTTTCTGATTCGGTGATTCTGGCTTCTTCAATGTCTGGTGTTGAAGTGGTTGAACACATCAAAGGTATGCTTCCAGTTGCGTTAATCAGCTACGTGATTACGGGCATCATGTTTACTGCGTTTGGTTTCCACTACGCGGGCAACGTTGACATGAGCCAAGTAGACTCTGTCATCAAAGCGATGGAAGTTCAGTTCTACATCACGCCTTACTCATTCGTTCCGGTACTTATCGTGCTTGGTCTGTTGGCTTTCCGTATGCCTTCATTCCCGGTAATCAGCTTTGGTTCTCTGTTGGGTATTATCTGGGCAGTCATGATCCAAGATATTGACTTCCTAACGGCATTCAACACAGCTTGGGCACCGTTCTCAATCTCATCTGGCGTAGAATTCATTGATTCAATTCTTAACCGTGGCGGCATGTCTTCAATGCTGGGTTCGGTTGCGGTTATCGTATTTGGTCTAGGTTTTGGTGGCTTGCTGGATAAAGTGGGCGTACTAGAGACGATCGCTAAGGTGTTTGAACGCCGCGTAAACAGCGCTGGCTCACTAGCAACGAGTACAATTGGTACTGCTTTCATGGGCAACGTGTTCGGTTCAGCAATGTATGTATCGCTTATCCTTACTCCAAAAATCTGTGCGAAAAACTACGACCGTTTAGGCTACAAACGTAAGAACCTTTCTCGTAACGCTGAGTTTGGTGGCACGCTAACGTCGGGTATGGTTCCTTGGAGTGATAACGGTATCTACATGGCGAGTATTCTCGGCGTTGCGACGCTGTCTTACGCGCCGTTCATGTGGTTAAGCTTCATCTGTATCATTGTAACTATCGTGACGTCTTATATGGGTTGGTTCGTTGATAAGTGTGAACCAACAGCACCAGCGTTTGAAGCTGAAGAAGCGACAGAGCTAAGCAAGCAACAAGCTTAAGTTCATGGGCTAACACTTTCGAACGTAACCCAAAACGTTAATGGCAGAAATGCAAAAAGAGCGCCCTAGAGCGCTCTTTTCTTATCTGCTGATTTGTTTATTTGTTGGCGGTTCGTTTACCCAACCAATAACCGATACCTAACGGTGCAAAGAACACGACTAAAATAAACAAGATGAAGTAGATAATTACACCTTTGATTAGCTCCATCAACTTATCAATCGCAAGCACGACCACCTCTTGAGAGACACGGTCTAAATCTTTGGTGAACAGTTCTCTTTCTGATGTCACAATACCTGCTATCTCAATGCGCTCTTTCGCGATCATCTCCACCAATGCTTCTCTCTCGCGCGTCACCATTTTTTCTAGTGCCACACGTTCATCACTCAGCATCGCTAACTTTTGGTCGGTTTTATCGCTAAGGTCGTTGAGCAATGGCTGCATTTCTGTCGACATAATCGAAGCCAGTGTTTGCATGTATTCAGGGTTGTTCTCAATGAAATCCTGCATGCTTGCTGATGTTTGACGAAGGCTTTCCAACGTCATCGACAAATCTTCACCCGTGAGTGAACTGTTCATCGCAACCAACTCGGCCTTCCACGTCATCAGTTTTGGCGTTTGATCAGCCATTAGGCTTAAGCGATCTGATGCATCGCTCATAGCTTCAGGCATGGTGCCTAGGCTCTGAACAATTTGAGATTCGTCTTTGCCAAGGTAAGCTAGCCATTCTCGATAGGCAGGCGTACTTCTGAAGGTAAGGTCTTTAAAAGGATTGCTCGCAGCAAACTCTGCGACGAATGCTTTGCTCTTTTTGAAATCAGTTGAGCTCAATACGCCCTTTGCTAGCTTCTCAGCTTCTTGATCAAGAAAACGCGCTGTTTCTATAGCATCATCGGTCACGAACAAATCAGCGCCATTGCCTTGAGCGTAAAACTGATTCATTTGCGCGGTGAACACCCATGAATCAATTAGTGCGGACATAGGGGAGGTTTGGTAAGCCGCTTGCTGTAAGCCCTGCTCTGCGTGGATCTTCCAAAGCAACACATAAGATTGATGTAAGGTGTCATCAGCTGGGTAAGATTGCGCGATTACATCCGCTGAATCTTCCACTCGTGTAAAAAACAACTTAGCGAATTCACGCGTCATGAGGCGAGCATTAAGCTCTTGTTGAGTGAGAGGGGTCGTCTGACTATCTAACTTAACTTCTAAGAGAGAACAACCACTTAGCACAATGCTAAGCACCAACACTATCCAACTTCGACTCGAAACTCGTAACATATAAACCTCTGACAAAGACTAAGGGCGCGGATTGTATGAGCGCTTCGTCAGAGTATTGTCAAAATTCCTGTAAAAGTTAATGCTGACGGTCTAAATATTCATGAGCAGAATCCACAGAGGCTTTTATCGCCTGATCTAGTTCAGTCAAATCATGATCACTGATCGCCCGGGATTGCTTCATTGTCATCTCAATACTTGCTGCAATGATGGCTAATCGAGACGCTTTGATACTGCCAGCCACACCTTTTAAGCTATGCACAATGCGAGCAGCGGAGGTTTCATCTTTGGTCAACAAAGACTTAAATTTCTCGTAGTCACCAGCGTGGTCTTGTACAAATACACCAAGCAACAATTCAACCGACTCAGCGTCACCATCAAGCGTTTCCAACATTTCTTCGATATCAATCGCAGGCTTAGAGTCCGTCACACTGGCAATGTGTCTCTCCGCTAATGGCGCTTCTACCGTATTAGATTGGCTTATAGATCCCATGTGAGGTTGATATTCTGGTTGCTGATTCAATACAGCTTCAGATACCTCAGGTTCACTCTCAGATTGCTTAGTGACAGAGGAGGAAAAATCAACGCTGCTTTCTGAAAACAATTCATTTTCCTTATCGGAAAACTGAACAACCTTTTCTTTATTTGGTTCAGGGGCAACACCCAGTTCTCCTTTGGGTTGCTGAGCCGCTTTTCTCACACTAAGCCCCCACACAACCAAAGTGCTCATTGCTACCAAGCCTAAACCTAGCATCACCAGTAATAGGTTGAACTGACGTTCGTGAAACTCAGCTTCAAGTTTAATGATCTGCTCATTCACTGAGTTTTTCTTAATTTTATCGACCAAATAGTTAAGCTGAGCATAGTCACTCAACAATGCTGAAGCATCAGCCAGTAACTGTTGGAGTGCATCTTGCTCTTCGGTTTTTAGTGAATAAGATTTTTCCAGAATGGAATCAAAGGCACGATAAGTCGCTGAGGAGCTCTGACTGTCAGAATACATCGCTTCAAATACCACAACCCCGAATTCGTTGAGTAGCGGTTTTAGCTTAGGGGAAAGCTCTTTATCAGCACGTAACATCTTAATATTATCAACAATGTCTTGAACTTGGCTTTCGATTGGGATGAACTCATCAAACTTTTCTAGGAACTGATCGGCTACGTAAAGCAGTTGGTTGACATCAGGACGAAACAAAGCGTGTTGGAAGTCAGATTCAATCTGCAGTCGGATCGAATAAACCAACTGAGCATCAAGTGCTAGATCATTGATACGAGAGACTCGCAGCGGCTCAGAGAAATAAAGCGATTGCCTCAATTCGTTGACGCGAATACCGAGTTCTTCGATTTGAGCAAGAGAATTGGTGTAGGAACGGCTTAGATTAAGAAGAACCAATGAAGGAAGTAGCCACAGAGCCAAGAGCACAACCAAGAAGGTGGCTGGTTTTTTAAAACGTTTGGGCTTTGCTACTGATTGTTCCATCTATATTCCTTGTGCGTGTTAACTTGAAGCCATTATGGTAGCTAAAAGATTAAGCACAAAATAAGCGACAACATCCTGCTGCCGCTTCTAT
Coding sequences within:
- a CDS encoding chemotaxis protein; this translates as MLRVSSRSWIVLVLSIVLSGCSLLEVKLDSQTTPLTQQELNARLMTREFAKLFFTRVEDSADVIAQSYPADDTLHQSYVLLWKIHAEQGLQQAAYQTSPMSALIDSWVFTAQMNQFYAQGNGADLFVTDDAIETARFLDQEAEKLAKGVLSSTDFKKSKAFVAEFAASNPFKDLTFRSTPAYREWLAYLGKDESQIVQSLGTMPEAMSDASDRLSLMADQTPKLMTWKAELVAMNSSLTGEDLSMTLESLRQTSASMQDFIENNPEYMQTLASIMSTEMQPLLNDLSDKTDQKLAMLSDERVALEKMVTREREALVEMIAKERIEIAGIVTSERELFTKDLDRVSQEVVVLAIDKLMELIKGVIIYFILFILVVFFAPLGIGYWLGKRTANK
- the nhaC gene encoding Na+/H+ antiporter NhaC, encoding MKQSKTRLPNLLQVFIALGLFLSLAFSFTAKLDLPIQLALYIGWFIIMVLGIRLGHQYKDLEKAALKGISNGLGAVLILLAVGALVGTWISGGIVPTIIYYGLKAIHPSIFLLATMIICSLTALATGTSWGAAGTAGIAMMGIGQGLGVPAPITAGAVLSGCYFGDKMSPLSDSVILASSMSGVEVVEHIKGMLPVALISYVITGIMFTAFGFHYAGNVDMSQVDSVIKAMEVQFYITPYSFVPVLIVLGLLAFRMPSFPVISFGSLLGIIWAVMIQDIDFLTAFNTAWAPFSISSGVEFIDSILNRGGMSSMLGSVAVIVFGLGFGGLLDKVGVLETIAKVFERRVNSAGSLATSTIGTAFMGNVFGSAMYVSLILTPKICAKNYDRLGYKRKNLSRNAEFGGTLTSGMVPWSDNGIYMASILGVATLSYAPFMWLSFICIIVTIVTSYMGWFVDKCEPTAPAFEAEEATELSKQQA
- a CDS encoding Hpt domain-containing protein, which encodes MEQSVAKPKRFKKPATFLVVLLALWLLPSLVLLNLSRSYTNSLAQIEELGIRVNELRQSLYFSEPLRVSRINDLALDAQLVYSIRLQIESDFQHALFRPDVNQLLYVADQFLEKFDEFIPIESQVQDIVDNIKMLRADKELSPKLKPLLNEFGVVVFEAMYSDSQSSSATYRAFDSILEKSYSLKTEEQDALQQLLADASALLSDYAQLNYLVDKIKKNSVNEQIIKLEAEFHERQFNLLLVMLGLGLVAMSTLVVWGLSVRKAAQQPKGELGVAPEPNKEKVVQFSDKENELFSESSVDFSSSVTKQSESEPEVSEAVLNQQPEYQPHMGSISQSNTVEAPLAERHIASVTDSKPAIDIEEMLETLDGDAESVELLLGVFVQDHAGDYEKFKSLLTKDETSAARIVHSLKGVAGSIKASRLAIIAASIEMTMKQSRAISDHDLTELDQAIKASVDSAHEYLDRQH